CCGAGCAGGATCAGATTTTCCCGGCCGGTGAGGTCCTCGTCGATCGAGGCGTACTGCCCGGTGAGGCCGATCCGGGCGCGCACCGCCTCCGCCTGCCGCACCACGTCGAGCCCGAAGACCTGGGCCGTCCCCGAGTCGGGACGGGTCAGGGTGGACAGGATCCGGATGGTCGTCGTCTTGCCGGCGCCGTTGGGCCCGAGGAACCCGAAGACGGTGCCGGTCTCGACGCTCAGGTCGACGCCGTCGACGGCCCGGGTGGTGCCGAACGTCTTGGTGAGGTCACTCGTCTCGATGGCCAGGTCGGCGCTCGGGCCCACGGTGGTCCTTCCGGTCGGGTCGCAGAACGGCCGCGCCGGGCACGGATGCGGTCTCGACGCGGCTGTTGACTAAAGGATAGTAACAGAGATCATCGCATCGCCACGGCAACGCCACGCTCCGCGAGCGTCGAGTGAGCGCCGATGATCGCGGCGGACCACCAATTGCTATATGTTGTCTATAGTGAACTGCGGTGCGGTGCGCCGGAAAGCGGCGGGAGGAGTGGGCCCGATGTCCCTGGTGGACCGGATCCGTGGCCCCGTCCCGGCACGTCACCCCGACCCGACCGAGCCGGCCTACGGCGGGACCCTGCGCCTGCACACCACCGAACGGATCGAGCCGCTCGACCCGGCCACCGCGCACGGCCCGGCCACCCGGCAACTGCTCTGGGCGACCACCCGCCAGCTCTTCGCCTGGCCGGCGGCGGCGGTCCTCCCGCCCGCCGACCGGCACGTCCCGCCCGTGCCCGACCTCGCCGCCGAGCTGCCCAGCCGGGCCGGCGACGCGGTGAGCGCCGACGGTCTCCGGTGGATCGTCCGGCTCCGGCCCGACGTCCGCTGGGACACCACCCCGCCCCGCCCGGTCACCGCGTCCGACGTGCTGCGCGGATTGAAGCGGATCGCCGGCCCGGCCGCCCGCGCCGCCGCGATCGCACCGCTGGCCGACGCCGTCGTCGGCCTCGCCGAATACCACGCGGCGGCCCGCCACGCCGGCGGGCCCGTCCGCCCCACCGCCGCCGGGTGCGCCGAGTTCGCCGACCGGCACGACATCCCCGGCGTACGCGTCATCGACGCGTACACCCTGGTGTTCCGGCTGCGTCGGCCGGTGGACCTCGTCCGGCTGCTGGCCGACGTGGGCCTCGCACCGGTCCCCGCCGAATACGACGCCCACCTGCCCGGCGCCGCCGCGCCCCGCTCCACCGGCCCGTTCCGGCCGGTCGGGCGCACCGACACCGGCGCGGTACGACTGGCGCACAACCCGGCCTGGGACCCGGCCGGCGACCCGCTGCGGGCCCGGTTCGTCGACCGGATCGAGGCCCGGGGCGACGCCACCCCCGACGAACTCGACGCCGCCGCCCTGGCGTCGGGCGCGGTCGACCTGAGCTGGGCGCGGCACACGACCGGCGTCGGCTCGGGCTCCGCCGCGACCTGGGGGCTGGACGCCTACCTGGTGTTCAACCTGCGCGGACCGGACCGCCCCGCCGGCCCGCGCCGGCACGCGGTACGCCGGGCGGTGGCGCTCGCCGTCGACCGGCTGGCCGTCGCCGAGGCGCTCGCGGCGCCCGGCGTGCCGTACCGCCTCCAGCACGGCCTCATCCCGCCCGGCCTGCCGGGCCACCGCCGGTACGATCCCTGGCCGACCCCGTACCACCGGGGTGACCCCGAGGCGTCCCGGGCGGCGCTGGGCACGCTCGGCCCCGGCGCCCGCCCCCGGCTGACGGTGGCGGTGCCCGACGACCCCCGCCGGCGCGAGGCCGCCGAGATCCTCACCGCCAACCTGGCCGCCGCCGGCATCACGGCGCGGACCACCGTCCATCGCGACGGCGACCTGCACGACCTGCTCCTCGACCCGGCGTCCGGCCGGGCCGGACGGTGGGACGTCGCGCTCTGCGACTGGACGCCCGACGGATGTGCCGATCCCGGGCAGGAACTACGGTCGATGGTCGCCGACGACGTCGCCGGCGGACGCAACTACGGTGGCTACCGCTCGGCCCGGATCGCCTGGCTGCTGGCGCAGGCCCGCGCCGAGGCGGACCCCGGTCGGGCGGACGAACGCTGGCACCGGTTCGACCTCGCCGTCCTTCGGGACCTGCCGGTGATCCCGCTTGTCGCGGCGGCCGTCGCGCCGCGCTCCGGCCGTTCGCCCCGGGTACGCAACGTGCGCTTCCTGCCGCACCTGCACCGGGTGGACCTGACGAACGTCTGGCTGGCCGACGACACCGGCTGACCCGGTGCCCGGCCGTTCGTACGCCCGTCCGGCCAGGGCCGCAGGGCCGCGCACGGGCCGACGACGGCACGGGCCGACGGCCGCTCGGCCGGGGCCCGCCGACCCTGGCGCGACGTCACGGCCGGTCGACTCCGGTCGTGGCGGCGCCGGCCGGTGCCCGGCCCGACGGCGCCAGTGGACGCGCGACGAAGTGCGTCGCCGTCTCATGGTTGTCGCACTGGGCGTGGAAGCCGACGGCCGCCTCGAACCGGAGCACGGTACGGCGCCGGGCCGGCGGCGCGACCTCGCCCCGGTGCAGGGCGGCCAGGACGGCCGGCACGTCATGGGCGAAGGACACCGGGGCGCTGACGTACACCGGTCCGGCCCGGTCGGTCCGCACGGTCCAGGCGTCCGGCGGCGGATCACCCGGCACCACGTAGCGCGGGCGGCTGAGCCGTTCGAACTCGTACAGTTCCGCGGCGAACGCCCGCCAGGCGGGCGGGAAGCGCGGCACCACAGCGGTTTCCCACCAATCCGCCGCGGCGCGGTCCACCGCCGGGGTGGCGTACATCCGGCGCAGCCCGGCGGAGACCGCGGCCGACTCGGCGATCGTCGGCACGTCCCGCAGGAAGGCGCACACGTCGGGGTCGTCGGCCGCCTCCCACCAGGCCGCCAGCGAGCGGATCAGCTCCGACTGGCGGAGTCCGGCGACCAGTCGCGCCGGAGCCCACACGTGCCGCAGGAACTGGTGCTCGCCGAGCAGCCGGGCGAAGTAGATGAACCGGTGCATGGCCAGGTGCTCGCCGAGATCGGCCTCGTCGTTGGACAGCACGTACTCGAAGTCGTCCCGCTCGCCCCGTACGGTGACCAGGCCGTGCCGCGCGCGCTGCTCCGCGTAGGTGGTGTTGGGCAGCAGCAGCATGGGATAGACGGCGATGCGGCTCACCCGGGCGGCCAGCCGGTCGTACCCGGCGAGGAAGCTCTCCACCGTCTCGCCCGGAGCGCCCCAGATCAGCTCGGCGTAGCAGTCGAGCCCCTCCCGGACCAGCCAGTCGGCGAGGTTCTCCCACTCGTTGACCCGCATGTTGCGCCGCCGCATGCCGGTCAGCGCCACATCCGACAGACTCTGCAGGGCCAACGTGAACGAGCTCTGGAAGCCGTGCCGGCGCAGATCCCGCACGATCCGGTGGAACCGGTCGGACTTGTTCTTCGCCCAGGAGGTCTCCACCGCCCGCGGGTAGCCGCGTCGCTCGCGGGTGCGGATCAGATCCTCGACGAACTCCTCGTCGCCGGCGAGCAGGCCGAAGTTCGCGTCGCAGAGCACCACGGTGGGCACCTGGTGGAAGCCGAAGCAGTCCAGCTCCGCGGCGAGGCGCTCGCGGGAGAAGGCCCGCACCCGCTGCCCGACCGCTCCGCCCCAGTAGCAGAAGGCGCACTTGTACGGGCAGCCCCGGTTGGTCTCCATCAGCGCCACGTCGTACCGGAAACGCCCGGCGGCGTCGGTCATCGGCAGTGCGCCGGTGAGGAACGGGGAGGGGACGACGTCCAGGTCGGACA
The genomic region above belongs to Micromonospora sp. WMMD1128 and contains:
- a CDS encoding ABC transporter substrate-binding protein, which codes for MSLVDRIRGPVPARHPDPTEPAYGGTLRLHTTERIEPLDPATAHGPATRQLLWATTRQLFAWPAAAVLPPADRHVPPVPDLAAELPSRAGDAVSADGLRWIVRLRPDVRWDTTPPRPVTASDVLRGLKRIAGPAARAAAIAPLADAVVGLAEYHAAARHAGGPVRPTAAGCAEFADRHDIPGVRVIDAYTLVFRLRRPVDLVRLLADVGLAPVPAEYDAHLPGAAAPRSTGPFRPVGRTDTGAVRLAHNPAWDPAGDPLRARFVDRIEARGDATPDELDAAALASGAVDLSWARHTTGVGSGSAATWGLDAYLVFNLRGPDRPAGPRRHAVRRAVALAVDRLAVAEALAAPGVPYRLQHGLIPPGLPGHRRYDPWPTPYHRGDPEASRAALGTLGPGARPRLTVAVPDDPRRREAAEILTANLAAAGITARTTVHRDGDLHDLLLDPASGRAGRWDVALCDWTPDGCADPGQELRSMVADDVAGGRNYGGYRSARIAWLLAQARAEADPGRADERWHRFDLAVLRDLPVIPLVAAAVAPRSGRSPRVRNVRFLPHLHRVDLTNVWLADDTG
- a CDS encoding KedN5 family methylcobalamin-dependent radical SAM C-methyltransferase, translated to MLSIGLLQQGAWDTPLESMPLAAGYLRAVLAADRDLSAETDVRIHNFRGGVPLIRMAASLFAAPPPDVLACSVLGWNYRAFGALAETYKQLRPDGCVVFGGNHVAHQGARVLREHPAVDVVVDGEGEMTFRELVRVLLERTYPEGLSQVAGLTYRLPDGAVARTPDRVRLSDLDVVPSPFLTGALPMTDAAGRFRYDVALMETNRGCPYKCAFCYWGGAVGQRVRAFSRERLAAELDCFGFHQVPTVVLCDANFGLLAGDEEFVEDLIRTRERRGYPRAVETSWAKNKSDRFHRIVRDLRRHGFQSSFTLALQSLSDVALTGMRRRNMRVNEWENLADWLVREGLDCYAELIWGAPGETVESFLAGYDRLAARVSRIAVYPMLLLPNTTYAEQRARHGLVTVRGERDDFEYVLSNDEADLGEHLAMHRFIYFARLLGEHQFLRHVWAPARLVAGLRQSELIRSLAAWWEAADDPDVCAFLRDVPTIAESAAVSAGLRRMYATPAVDRAAADWWETAVVPRFPPAWRAFAAELYEFERLSRPRYVVPGDPPPDAWTVRTDRAGPVYVSAPVSFAHDVPAVLAALHRGEVAPPARRRTVLRFEAAVGFHAQCDNHETATHFVARPLAPSGRAPAGAATTGVDRP